In Capsicum annuum cultivar UCD-10X-F1 chromosome 7, UCD10Xv1.1, whole genome shotgun sequence, one genomic interval encodes:
- the LOC107856307 gene encoding U4/U6 small nuclear ribonucleoprotein Prp31 homolog, whose amino-acid sequence MTTLADSFLADLDELDDNTIDVHLHMEEDKYENLVFNYHDDYDLDDFLKLQKSRHYIDTMQKVEHSLIFANKGDVLLEYDDPEYKLIVDCNALSVDIDDEIDVIHDFIRDKYRLKFPELDSLVNHPIDYARVVKKIGDEMDLTLVDLQGLLPSAVIMVVTVTASTTNGKPLPERVLERTLEECDRILDLDSSKKKVVDFVESRMKCIAPNLCGVVGSAVAAKLVCCAGGLMLSANMPSDNIRCLGARRKNLAGFSKASTPRFCYFDETDIFQSTPPSLRGKVRKILADKCSLAARVDLSKTGRIDFKEKICKKIEKLQELPPARLPKALPVPDFTSRKK is encoded by the coding sequence ATGACAACTCTTGCTGATTCATTCTTAGCAGATTTGGACGAATTAGACGATAATACAATTGATGTTCATCTACACATGGAGGAAGATAAATACGAAAATTTAGTGTTTAATTATCATGATGATTATGAtctagatgattttttgaagctACAAAAATCACGTCATTACATCGACACAATGCAAAAGGTGGAACACTCCTTAATTTTCGCGAATAAAGGTGACGTTCTTCTTGAATATGATGATCCAGAATACAAGTTGATAGTAGATTGTAACGCGTTATCAGTTGATATCGATGATGAAATTGACGTAATCCATGATTTCATACGTGACAAGTATCGATTGAAATTTCCAGAGTTAGATTCACTTGTTAATCATCCGATTGATTATGCTAGAGTTGTTAAAAAGATTGGCGATGAGATGGATTTAACTCTTGTTGATTTGCAGGGATTGTTACCTTCAGCTGTTATCATGGTTGTTACTGTTACTGCATCAACTACTAATGGCAAGCCATTGCCGGAGCGCGTATTGGAAAGGACATTGGAAGAATGTGATAGAATCTTAGACCTGGATTCGTCGAAGAAGAAGGTAGTTGATTTTGTTGAGAGTCGAATGAAGTGTATTGCTCCTAATTTGTGTGGTGTTGTTGGAAGTGCAGTTGCCGCGAAACTTGTGTGTTGTGCTGGTGGTTTAATGTTATCGGCGAATATGCCTTCTGATAATATCAGGTGTCTTGGTGCTAGAAGGAAGAATTTAGCAGGGTTTTCCAAAGCTTCCACACCGCGATTCTGTTATTTTGATGAGACGGATATATTTCAGAGTACACCTCCTTCGTTAAGAGGGAAAGTTCGCAAAATACTGGCAGATAAATGTAGTTTAGCAGCTCGTGTGGACTTGAGCAAAACGGGAAGAATTGATTTTAAGGAAAAGATTTGTAAAAAGATCGAAAAGTTGCAAGAGTTGCCGCCTGCAAGGCTGCCAAAGGCTCTACCGGTTCCTGATTTTACATCTAGGAAGAAGTGA